The following proteins are co-located in the Montipora foliosa isolate CH-2021 unplaced genomic scaffold, ASM3666993v2 scaffold_395, whole genome shotgun sequence genome:
- the LOC137987932 gene encoding protein NLRC5-like → MIIVTVCLKFRHLNSEPDLNLRELLTLSETVECLKDELWQCIIDNPSKVLLIFDGMDEFSSRSGIAKDDSRFKNTAEERMPLCCLYKKIASGKVLQGCTLLTTVRPTAVKDVKELKFDRTVEITGFTSEQVEEFVEKFTKDDDSGNLKEIIWQHISTNLNLLSLCYIPVNCFIICHCLLHAEHKLPVKITEIYSISVKIFFHKHGRGKYSCSNTDLGSYMYKRFDELQPENDEVFKKLGKIASSGINCGNLVFESNEVSGLEDCGLLHQLPDIKSRQPLSQPPRAQYCFIHLTIQEFFAAKHLTDTFSRDKLQKFVKGDIGRGAWKVVMQFVAGLLEPNAGKRMSKSEVFTHLLPKKVQGTDWPCSRKDKNLALQVCKCLYEIDRKQEKAEIQSEEVEIRFNAQCRF, encoded by the coding sequence ATGATAATTGTAACAGTCTGTCTGAAATTCAGACACTTGAACTCGGAACCAGATCTTAATCTCCGTGAACTGTTGACTCTCTCAGAAACAGTGGAATGTTTGAAAGATGAATTGTGGCAATGCATTATAGACAACCCAAGCAAAGTACTTTTGATTTTTGATGGGATGGACGAGTTTTCCTCAAGGTCAGGCATTGCCAAAGATGACTCTCGCTTCAAGAACACTGCAGAGGAGAGAATGCCTCTGTGTTGTCTGTACAAGAAAATTGCTTCTGGAAAAGTTCTTCAGGGTTGTACACTGTTAACAACAGTAAGGCCAACTGCTGTGAAAGATGTCAAAGAACTGAAGTTTGATAGAACTGTTGAAATTACCGGATTTACATCGGAGCAAGTAGAGGAATTTGTGGAGAAGTTTACAAAAGATGATGACAGtggtaatttaaaagaaataatatgGCAACACATTAGCACCAACCTCAATCTGCTTTCATTGTGCTATATCCCTGTGAATTGTTTCATCATTTGTCACTGCTTACTACATGCTGAGCACAAGCTACCCGTAAAGATTACTGAAATCTACAGCATTAGTGTGAAGATTTTCTTTCACAAGCACGGCCGTGGTAAATACAGTTGCTCTAACACTGACCTTGGTAGTTACATGTACAAGAGATTTGATGAGCTTCAACCTGAAAATGATGAAGTGTTTAAGAAACTGGGAAAAATAGCTTCTAGTGGCATTAACTGTGGAAACCTTGTCTTTGAATCAAATGAAGTGAGCGGACTGGAGGATTGTGGGCTGCTTCACCAATTACCTGACATAAAATCTCGTCAACCACTCAGTCAACCACCCAGAGCTCAATACtgttttatccacttaacaatTCAAGAATTCTTTGCAGCCAAGCATCTCACAGATACCTTTTCTAGAGACAAGCTGCAAAAATTTGTTAAAGGTGATATTGGTCGTGGGGCCTGGAAAGTGGTAATGCAGTTTGTGGCTGGATTGTTAGAACCCAATGCAGGGAAGCGAATGTCAAAGAGTGAGGTATTTACCCACCTTCTTCCGAAGAAGGTGCAGGGGACTGATTGGCCATGTTCTCGGAAAGACAAAAATTTGGCTTTGCAGGTATGTAAGTGCTTGTATGAGATTGATAGAAAACAGGAGAAAGCTGAAATTCAAAGCGAAGAAGTAGAAATTCGTTTTAATGCTCAGTGTAGATTTTAG
- the LOC137987931 gene encoding integrase/recombinase xerD homolog → MAGIPSPTDNPIVEAVRSASKRILGTAILNRKEPISSSVIHDIISRSNLENPVELRNITLYVLSFAGFFRFDDVSRIRRNDIFFNEGFMFIKVPKSKNDQLRRGDEVIISVLPSPACPVKLLKKYLTKFKIPPDSRDLIFRPISKGKDSCKLIAPDKPISYSTMRQAFRRDLKTIGADPSKFGLHSLRSGGATMAANSGVSDRVFQRP, encoded by the coding sequence ATGGCTGGTATCCCCTCCCCCACGGATAACCCTATCGTCGAGGCCGTCAGGTCTGCTTCAAAAAGAATTCTTGGTACTGCTATTCTTAACCGCAAGGAGCCTATTTCATCCAGTGTGATTCATGATATTATTAGCCGTTCTAACCTTGAAAACCCTGTTGAATTGCGCAATATTACCTTGTATGTTTTGTCATTTGCCGGCTTCTTTAGGTTCGACGATGTCTCCAGGATAAGGAGGAATGACATTTTCTTTAACGAGGGATTCATGTTTATTAAAGTCCCCAAAAGTAAGAACGACCAGCTTCGTCGGGGAGACGAAGTAATAATTTCTGTGCTCCCTAGTCCCGCGTGTCCTGTCAAGCTCCTCAAAAAGTATCTTACCAAATTTAAAATTCCTCCAGATTCCAGGGATCTGATTTTTAGACCCATTTCTAAGGGTAAGGATTCTTGTAAGTTGATAGCCCCCGATAAGCCTATTAGTTACAGCACTATGAGACAAGCTTTCAGGCGGGATTTGAAGACCATCGGGGCTGACCCTTCCAAGTTCGGGCTGCACTCTCTGCGTTCAGGTGGTGCGACTATGGCAGCTAACAGTGGCGTCAGCGACAGAGTCTTTCAGCGACCGTAA
- the LOC137987933 gene encoding NLR family CARD domain-containing protein 3-like, whose amino-acid sequence MNLAPTDCAAVMDFVKDANVISLEMGENSFGPLGCKEIQYSLKDVNCKLTQLDLRENEIGDQGAAHLSDALKDFNCKLTQLDLGGNNLGDQGAAHLSDALKDVNCKLTQLDLGGNNLGDQGTAHLTDALKDFNCKLAQLDLRVNMIGDQGAAHLSDALKDVNCKLTQLDLQINEIEDQGAAHLSDALKDVNCKLTQLDLWKNEIGGHGAAHVSDALKDVNCKLTQLNLRGNNLGDQGAAHLSNALKDVHCKLTQLDLGCNNLGGQGAAHLSDALKDVHCKLTQLDLGCNNLGDQGAGHLSDALKDVNCKLTQLGLQGNQIGDQGAAHLSGALKDVNCKLTQLDLRKNKIGDEGAAYLSDALKDVNCKLVI is encoded by the coding sequence ATGAATCTTGCTCCAACTGACTGTGCAGCGGTGATGGATTTTGTGAAGGATGCTAATGTGATATCCCTGGAAATGGGTGAAAACTCTTTCGGGCCATTGGGCTGTAAAGAGATTCAATattcactcaaagatgttaattgtaaactcactcaactGGACCTCCGGGAAaacgagataggagatcaaggagcagcacacctgagtgatgcactcaaagattttaattgtaaactcactcagctggacctcggTGGAAACAACTtgggagatcaaggagcagcacacctgagtgatgcactcaaagatgttaattgtaaactcactcagctggacctcggTGGTAACAACTTGGGAGATCAAGGAACAGCACACCTGactgatgcactcaaagattttaattgtaaactcgCTCAACTGGACCTCCGGGTAAACatgataggagatcaaggagcagcacacctgagtgatgcactcaaagatgttaattgtaaactcactcaactGGACCTCCAGATAAACGAGATAgaagatcaaggagcagcacacctgagtgatgcactcaaagatgttaattgtaaactcactcaactGGACCTCTGGAAAAACGAGATAGGAGGTCATGGAGCAGCACAcgtgagtgatgcactcaaagatgttaattgtaaactaaCTCAGCTGAACCTCCGTGGTAACAActtaggagatcaaggagcagcacacctgagtaatgcactcaaagatgttcattgtaaactcactcagctggacctcggTTGTAACAACTTGGGAggtcaaggagcagcacacctgagtgatgcactcaaagatgttcattgtaaactcactcagctggacctcggTTGTAACAActtaggagatcaaggagcaggacacttgagtgatgcactcaaagatgttaattgtaaactcactcaactGGGCCTCCAGGGAAAccagataggagatcaaggagcagcacacctgagtggtgcactcaaagatgttaattgtaaactcactcaactGGACCTCAGGAAAAACAAGATAGGAGATGAAGGAGCAGCATatctgagtgatgcactcaaagacgTTAATTGTAAACTCGTTATCTAA